In a genomic window of Punica granatum isolate Tunisia-2019 chromosome 6, ASM765513v2, whole genome shotgun sequence:
- the LOC116212190 gene encoding proline-rich receptor-like protein kinase PERK2, with amino-acid sequence MSSSAAASVVFILLILSLTAVIIILLRRGLLRLFSPSPSSPAPAISSSRHLHLPPLPAAPPSCSSPSPPLPLAPQMKAGRTPTARSACPHSGLTIRSGCFLCAETPPTPSAWTPGSTPTPCAPSAGRVSSCPTLTLPLASPAAITLASAHAIRKRASLPMRPVGEAAG; translated from the coding sequence ATGTCGTCGTCCGCTGCCGCCAGCGTCGTCTTCATTCTCCTCATCCTCTCCCTCACCGCCGTCATCATCATCCTTCTCCGCCGGGGCCTCCTCCGTCTGttttctccctctccctcctctccGGCCCCCGCCATCTCCTCTTCCCGCCACCTCCACCTGCCACCATTACCGGCAGCACCTCCCTCCtgctcttctccttctcctccatTACCCCTTGCTCCTCAGATGAAGGCGGGCCGGACTCCGACCGCACGATCTGCCTGTCCACATTCAGGCCTTACGATCAGGTCCGGGTGCTTCCTCTGTGCTGAAACGCCTCCCACGCCCAGTGCGTGGACTCCTGGCTCCACTCCAACCCCGTGTGCCCCCTCTGCCGGTCGAGTGTCTTCGTGTCCGACTCTGACCTTGCCACTCGCCTCGCCGGCTGCGATTACTTTAGCTTCCGCCCATGCCATACGGAAGAGAGCCTCACTGCCGATGCGGCCAGTGGGAGAGGCAGCTGGCTGA